The DNA sequence TGAAGATAAAGAAGAAGCTTCCCCAAAGTCTACCCAGTGGCATCTTATTAAAGATATTTGGCAATGTTATAAATATAAGTGAAGGACCTGAAGTCTGATCAACCCCATATGTAAATGTAGCAGGGAAGATAATAAGTCCTGAAACTATAGCTACGAAAGTATCAAGTATAACTATTGTAACAGACTCTCCAAGCATACTTCTATCATTACTTATATAACTTCCGAATATAAGCATTGCACCTATTCCAAGGCTAAGTGTAAAGAATGCCTGATTCATGGCACCGGTGATCACATCACCTATACCTGTCTCTTCTATTCTGCTTATACTTGGTACAAGATAATACTTAAGTCCTTCCGCAGCACCTTTTAAGAAGAATGAATTTATTGCCAAAATAATCATTACAACAAGAAGTGTAACCATAACTATTTTTGTAATATTCTCAAGTCCCGATTCAAGTCCTCTTGATACTATAAACATACCTGCAACAACTACCACAACCATCCAAAAAATCATAATAGTAGGCTGTGAAAGCATGTTCTCAAACACCTTGGAAACTCCTTCTGAGTCCAGACCCTCAAACCCTCCTGTAACAGTTAAGTAGAAATAATGTAACATCCATCCTGATACAGTGGTATAGAACATCATCAAAAGATAATTTCCTACAAGTGCTACTATACCATGTATATGCCATTTACTTCCTGCAGGTTCTAACCTTTGATAAGCCATTACCGGACTCTTTCTTGCAGCTCTACCTATTGAAAACTCCATAGTCATTATAGGCAATCCCAGCATAACCAGAAATAATAAATACAGTAGTACGAAAGCACCACCACCACCTTTTCCTGTCATATATGGAAACTTCCATACATTACCTATACCAATTGCACATCCGGCTGAAATGAGTATAAACCCAAGCCTTGATTTTAACCTTTCTCTCTCCAAAATATCCTCCTACTTAAATCCTTGATATTTTTGAGGATTGCAAGAACATTGTGTAAAGCAATCCGACATAAAGGTAAAACACTTTACCTAAATGACTTGATAAACTGTAGTCAATCAAATGCAAAATATTATAACACAATTAATAAAAAATTTCTATCTTATACCTTAAGTATATTCTTTTATATTATTGTATTATTCAAAAATCAATTAATCATATTTTGACAAATCATAACCCAAGAATTATTTCTATTTTGATATTTAATCTTATATTAAATTTATAAATAATCTTTAACTTAAGGTATTGACTATTACATTGCGTCATAGTTTATACTTATCCTTGTTAGGAGGTTTTCAAATGTTTTTAATTAAAAAGGTTAGTGAAATAAGCGGTGTATCGGTGCGCACTTTACACCATTATGATGAAATAGGTTTGCTTTCACCTAAAAAAAATGAAAATGGATACAGATATTATTCTGAGGATGATATGTCTTTTTTGCAAATGATATTATTTTATAAATATCTGGGATTTCCTTTAAAACAGATAAAGGATTTATTAAAACAGGAAGATCCGGAAATACTCCATCATCTAAAGAAACAACTCGTTTTGATGCAGAAAGAAAAGCAAAAACTCTTAACACTTATTGATACATTGGAAAAGACTATTGAATCAAGAGAAAGGAAAATTACTATGTCAACAAAAGAAAAATTCAAAGGTTTTACATATCAGGATAATGAAAAATATAAACAAAAAGCAATAGACCTTTATGGAAAGGAAGTTATTGAGGAAGCCGTTAAAAAGCAAAAAGGAAGAGAACAGGAAATTGCCGACGGTTTTAACAATATCTTTTTTGCAATATCGGATAATATGTCAAAGGGACTTAAGGCTACATCAAAAGAAAATACCGAACTTGCAAAAAAGCTTCATAAACATATTTGTGAATACTCTTTTGACTGTAGTGCTGATGTGTTTTCAAGCATAGGCTATGGATATGTTGAAAATCCT is a window from the Lachnoanaerobaculum umeaense genome containing:
- a CDS encoding sodium-dependent transporter, which codes for MERERLKSRLGFILISAGCAIGIGNVWKFPYMTGKGGGGAFVLLYLLFLVMLGLPIMTMEFSIGRAARKSPVMAYQRLEPAGSKWHIHGIVALVGNYLLMMFYTTVSGWMLHYFYLTVTGGFEGLDSEGVSKVFENMLSQPTIMIFWMVVVVVAGMFIVSRGLESGLENITKIVMVTLLVVMIILAINSFFLKGAAEGLKYYLVPSISRIEETGIGDVITGAMNQAFFTLSLGIGAMLIFGSYISNDRSMLGESVTIVILDTFVAIVSGLIIFPATFTYGVDQTSGPSLIFITLPNIFNKMPLGRLWGSFFFIFMSFAAFSTVLAVFENIVSCGMDLTKKSRKQVSLFNLIVIILLSLPCIYGFSSWSFGWLKPFGGTILDLEDFLVSNIILPLGSLVYLLFCVSRYGWGWDNYLKECNKGEGLKMKNWMRFYLTFILPIIVLFIFVFGIYDKFFK
- a CDS encoding MerR family transcriptional regulator — translated: MFLIKKVSEISGVSVRTLHHYDEIGLLSPKKNENGYRYYSEDDMSFLQMILFYKYLGFPLKQIKDLLKQEDPEILHHLKKQLVLMQKEKQKLLTLIDTLEKTIESRERKITMSTKEKFKGFTYQDNEKYKQKAIDLYGKEVIEEAVKKQKGREQEIADGFNNIFFAISDNMSKGLKATSKENTELAKKLHKHICEYSFDCSADVFSSIGYGYVENPEFKNNMDKFGEGMAQYLCDAIQHYVKEI